Below is a genomic region from Granulicella sibirica.
TCCCACATATTTGCCCGCGATACTGGTCGCCCCAACGAGCTCGAGAACCTCGTCCGCCCGCGCCGCCATCTCCGGAGTGACTTTGAGATTCGGCCAAAGCGTCGAACTCGAGAAGAATCCCGTCAACACCGCATCTCGCCCGGTCGTCGACAGCATGGGTTTTCCCGGCAACTCCGCTGAAACCACGCCCAATCTCTTCTTCAACTCCGTAAGGTCCCACCGCTCCCGCCCGAAGATCGTAACGCTCGTCCCCTCCTGAACCAGCGGGTAGCACTCACACGTCAACGTCTTGATAAGCGTCGACTTCCCACACCCATTCGGACCAAGAAGCGCAATGTGCTCCCCCGGATACACCGAGAGGTTCAGATCATGAAGTACAGTGGTCGGACCACGCGCAACGTTCACGCGCCGCAAATCAACAAAAGGCGTCCCCTCAACTCCCACCAGCAGCATCCTCCAAGAATAGCCGAGAGACGCCGAGGGAAGCTAAGCCTTGCTTGCCGTTTTGCCACAATGGGAAAGCTCTGAATGTGTTTCTTCTCGTGCTGATGGACGCGGGTGTGAAAACATACTGTCAAAGAGATAAAGTAGGTACCTTGTGAAGGAACATCATTTAGTTACTATTGACTGGTGACCTTTAGCATCCTATCGAGCGGAGAGTGGGTTGCGAGTCGGATTACCTAGGCCAAAATCAGAGATGGTCTTTCCCGGTGCCTTAATGCAACAACGTATTTTGGCGATGCCGCATGTCACATTTCCGCGCCCCCGCAGCATCCCATCGGTCTGGTCTTTACTCGTGAACACCGCAAGCGGCCTAGTCTGCATTGGCGCTGCCATTACATTGCTGGGCTGGATCCAATCGCGGGATACCTTGGCTCAGATCGCCTCCGGTCATGGCCCTATGCGCTGGACGACTGCCTTGTCTATCCTTTTGCTCGGTCTGGCGATGCTTCTTAAGCGGAATCCGGAAACCGGAGGGGCTGCGGTAACTATCGCGGATATTCTTACTCTTCTCGCCGTAACCCTAGCCGGCATTAGCATGATTGAGTATGTAACCGGCCCACTGCCCCTGTACGAGCAATGGAACATGGCCAATATCGCCTCTGCCAGGCCGGGAAGCATTCCGGGCAGGATGTCCGTCGGCACAATTCTAGGCGTCACAATGTTGTCCGTCTGCCTCTTCGCACTTGATCGTGTTCCAAAACTCTGCACAGCTCTTCTGTCGTTTGGCATCATGCTCGCGCTCGCAGCTGTCTGTGGTTTTCTTTACAAAGCCCGCCAACTTGCGGGGGGCCGAATCCTGGACGCGATGTCGGTGCAGACCGCAATCTCCCTTCTCGCTCTCTACTCCGCAGCCTTTGCTTCACGACCTCTTCGCGAACCGATGCTCTCCCTCTTCGCTCCTGAACTCGGAGCGGAAGCTCGCATGGAACTCCTGATCGGCACTTGGGCGCTTCCGATTCTCATCGGTCTCATGGTCAAGCTCGGCTATCAGCGCGAGTGGTACGAAGTCCCGTTTGCGCTCGGACTCTTCGCTGTCGCTGTCGTCTCACTGCAGACCTTCCTCATCTGGCGCAGCGACTTTGCCCTTACCCGCCTGACGCGAAATAAACAGAAGCTCGAAGAGGTACTCCGAAAGAACGAAAAGCTTGCTGTCGCAGGTCGCCTCGCTGCCAGTATCTCTCACGAGATCAACAATCCGCTGGAGGCGATATCAAACTTGTTGTTTCTGATCCGGACGAGCGATGGACTCGAGGAACAGCACCGCTACGCCGATATGGCTACCGAAGAGCTGCGGCGAGTTTCGCAGATTACCACACAGACGCTGAGCTTCTATCGCGAGAGTACTCGCCCGGAACTGGCCGAAATCGTTCCGATCCTGGAATCCTCCGTTCAGTTGCTTCGGGGAAAGATCAAGTCTCTCGGCCTCCAGGTTGTGGAGGAATACACCGAACCGATTCCGCAGTTGGTTTGCTCTCCAGGCGAACTGCGCCAAGTTGTCGTGAATCTGATTTCAAACGCTCTCGACGCAACACCGCGCGACGGTCGCATCGTTGTCCGCGCGAGCCGTTCTCGCTCTTGGACGCGTGCGGGCACGAATGTGGTCCGGATCGCCATCGCCGATAGCGGAAGCGGCATGCCGCCCGAAGTACTGGCCCGCGTCTTTGAACCCTTTTACACGACCAAGGAGAAGACCGGAAATGGTCTTGGCCTGTGGGTCGCTGCCGACCTGGTCGAAAAGCAAGGCGGATGGATGAAGGTAAGAAGTATCACGTATGGGAGACACAAAGGTACGACCTTCGCGATCGTTTTGCCTCTAATCGAGGCCGGCTCTGATTTCTCTACGCCGTAGACTCCCGTCGGGTTTAGCGTAGGCTGGCACCAGATTCTGACGTTTTTTGTAGAAGTAAGGCTGCAGGAAGCTATATTCCTCGGCGGCCGGTCAAGTCGGTGGTTTGGAGCCGTGGTATCGCACAAAAGTAGCATCCGGTGATACCAAAGACCTCCGAGGAAGTTTCGAATCATCTTTATACTGATCCGAGCGAGGCTGCTGAGATGGCAGAGCAGCACGGGTCGACCGTTGTCTTGAAAGATTTTCTTACGCGCCGCATTCCACCGGTCCTTCGACTGGCTCGACTCGCTGTGTGCCTCGCCTGCCTCGCTGTTACCGCGCAACTTTTGAACCGGCAGAGCGTTGCCATGACCGGCGTTTCGCTCGTCTGGCTTTCAAACGGCTTTCTGATCGGCGTTCTCCTTGCATCGCGGCGTCCGCAGTGGCCCGCCTTTATTCTGCTTGGTCTATTTGTCGACGTCATGGTGAATATGGTCCTCGGCGATCCGCCTGGGCCAGCCCTCTATTTCGGGTTGTGCAATATGGTCGAGGTGGCACTCGGCGCCTTACTCATGTATCGCTTCGTCGCGGAGGATCCTGATCTGACTCAAGTAAGGCAGCTAGGCAGCCTTATGTTCGGCGCTCTATTCGCGTCATCTGTGGCCTCGGCTCTAGCGTCTACCTATATCAGCTTCCACGGCGGTCGCCCTTTCACACATTCCTTTCGGTTCTGGTTCGCCGCCGACGTGCTCGGAATCGCAACTATGACCCCGCTCTACATCTCATTCCACTTCCGGAAGCAGTTTTCGCGCAGATCCCCGCCAGAAACCATTCTGCTGTTTACCCTGCTCTGTGTCGTTGCACTCGGAGTATTTCGCATGACGAATTACCCGATGCTCTGGTTTGTCCTTCTCTTTCTCCTTCTGCTCGGCGTCCGTCTTGGCTTTACTGCTTCAGCTGCTGGCCTCCTGGCGGTTACCTTTATCGGAGGCTACCTCACCACCGAAGGTTTCGGTCCCCTTGGCCGGACCTTCATCGGTCCTCTCGAAGCACCTGTGCTCATATTTCAGACATTCGTTGCACTCTCGATGGTTGCGCTCTATACGACCGAAGCTGCCATGTCGGTCAATCAGCGTGTGATGAGCAAACTGTCCGCAAGCGAGAGCCGATTCCGCTCTCTCGCGGAGGCATCTCGGGACGTCATTGTGTTGACCGATATCCAGGGACGCCGTAAATATGTCTCGCCCGCTGTTACGGAGATGCTCGGCTGGCTGCCGGACGAACTCGTTGGACGGAACGATCTATCGACCGTCCATTCCGACGACGTCCCAAAGATGATCGAGATGGTAAGGGCGCTCCGAAATGGGGACCAGCCTTCACCCCTCGCGTACCAGGCGCTGAAGAAGGACGGCGAGTATCGCTGGCTTGAAAGCAACTCGCGCCTGCTCCTCGACGACGACACTGGCGAACCGAGCGGTTTTGTCTTTGTCGTTCGGGACATCTCGGATAGGCGTGCCGCCGAGGAAAAGATGCAGGAAGCTTTCCGTGCAGTGGAGCTACAGGCCATGCGCGACGGCCTCACTGGGGTTGCCAATCGCCGGCTTCTCGACCAGACCCTCCGATCGAACTGGCAGCGGGGAGCCCGGGACCACACTCCGCTTTCCCTTCTGCTCATCGACGTCGACCAGTTCAAGGCTTACAACGATCTCTACGGACATCTCGCCGGCGATGAGTGCCTGCGTAGAATAGCGGAGGCCATCCAGACGGTCCTCCGCCGTCCGCAGGATCTTCTCGCTCGCTACGGCGGCGAGGAGTTTGTTGCAGTCCTTCCAAGCACATCGGGCCCGGGAGCCGAACTGATCTCGGAGATCTTCCGGAAGACCATTGAAGATCTGGCAATCGCCCACGACGTGAGCCCCCACGGCGTAGTCACCGTGAGCCTCGGCTGTGCCACCGTGATCCCTAGTATCGATAAAGGTGAGAACAGCCTGATCCAGTCCGCTGACGCCGCTCTCTATCGCGCCAAGACGACCGGGCGCAATCGCACCCGCGTCGCTGGCGACGAGTTTGTCATCAACTAACTTTCACTATTAGCGCATGTTGTCGAGCAGCGAGCCTACAATTCCCCCGACTACTCCGCCTTCGACCCGATCCCTTTGCCGCTCCGCCGAAGGCATGTACTCCTGTAGTTGGTGTGCCAGCTTCGAGATCGGTAGTGTCTGAAGCCATACCCGTCCCGGTCCGGTTAGTGCGGCGAGAAAAAGTCCGTCGCCTCCGAAGATCATGTTTTTTATGCCTGGCACCCGTGTTATCTGGAAGGACACCGACGACTGAAACGCTCCAACGTGGCCCGGATGCACTCGCAGAGTCTCGCCTGGCCGAAGGTCTTTGATAATCAACTCACCCGACAACTCGAGCCAGGCTGTCCCATACCCCGAGATCTTTTGTAGCAAAAATCCATCCCCGCCGAAGATTCCCGCTCCAAGAGACTGTTGAAAGCCAACACCAATCTGGATCTGGTCCGTAGCGCATAGAAAGCCATGACGATGCACCAGGAATTCGTGACCCGGCGATACTTCGATCGGCACGATGTGTCCCGGCACCTTCGTCGCGAATGCAACCTCGCCCGGAGCGCCAATCGCCCGGTACTCTGTCATGAAGATCGTGCCTCCGCCGGCCACGCGCTTGATAACCCCGAAGAACCCGCCGCCTCCACCCATCTGGGTGTGCGTCGTCATCTGGATCGACTGCGTCATCCATGAAAGCTCCCCAGCCTCCGAGATAAGGGCATCATTGCCCGACAACGCGACCTCAAGGACGGGCATAGTGGTTCCGACAATCCGGCTCTGCATGGCTACTCCTGGGCGGTCCAGCCGCCTCATCCATCCATACGCACGCAACTGTCCTGCGGTTCCAGCCTGCGCAACCGAAGTATAACCGCCCTAACGGCTCGCGCGAGGCTCCCCGGACCAGACGGGAGACGTCAGCTCTACTCGCCACACGGGACCGCCTTCATAGAATTGTGCCTCGACCTTGACGATTGCCGGAGCCTCGCTCTGCATTACCCAGACGTGAGCATCTTCTGGCTGCTTCCCGATCAGCGGAGCCACCATACCTGTCAACCCGCCAAGCTCCGGATGCAGCCTATAGTTGACCGCCTTCCGCTTCACGCCAGCGGCAGTGAAGGCATCTTCTCCTTCCGGTGTGATCGAAAGATGAATCAGCCGTCCCTTGCCGGTTGGCGCAACATACGCAATCTTCGTCTCGGGGGTCGTCGGCAGGATATTCGCAACGACCGCGAACTGCAGCCCGTTGTATGTATCCGGAGGTAGATCGATATGCTCGACCGAGGTCTTTCCCGCGTCGTCCCGCATCGTCACAGTGCCATTGTGTTGGATCAGTACGTCCATTGGCTTTGGGTAAGCAGGTCCCTTCTGCACATGGCGATCGCTGATCAGCCGAAGGATCTTATGCTGGCTGAACACCGTCGTCTCATCGTCGAGCGATCCATCGCGAAAGTGAAACGTAAGACGGCTTGTCACACGGTCCCCATCCGAGACCTGGATCAGGTCGCCCGAGGCCAGGGTCTCCCCATTCATCGATCGCAATGTCAGAAACGCATGATGGGTCCCTTCCAGGTGTCGTGCCGGAACAACCTCGCCCGGTAACACTTGGGCACAAAGAACGAGGAGCGGGAGGAAAGAGATCGGAAGTGGTTTGATGAAAGGCTCCGCGGAGAGGGATCGATCAGGTTCTACAGGTCAAACGCGAAAGCGCCAGCAAGGTTGTGGTCTAACTCTTCCCCGTATGATGCGATCCAAACGTAACCCGCCCGAGCACTTCCATGATTCGCACCGCCGCCTTCATCGAAGCTCGCAGATCACCAGAGACCTTGCTCGTCCCGCCGATCCTTTTCCGATAGTCCACCGGAATCTCGCGAATCCTCAGGCCCTTCTGGATCGCCCGGATCTGCATCTCGAGGTTCCACCCGTAGGTAAGCTCCGCCATCCCGAGGCTCTCGAGCGATGTTCTCCGGATCGCCCGAAACGGCCCCATGTCCGTATACCGAAACCCGGATGTCAGTTTCACCAGAGTGCCTACCAGATGCCCCGCGAAGACCTGCGACCCAAGCATCGACCCTGGCTCCCGTTTGCCCTTCAGCCGGGTTCCCAGCACAAAATCCGCCTCATCCCGCTCTATCGGAGCCAGCAAGGCAGGCAGGCCAGCGATCACGTCTGACCCATCCCCGTCCATATAGACCAGAATGTCCGACCCCGGGAGAGCCGCGTTTGATCCCGCCAGGCAGGCGGCACCGTATCCTCGGGGCGATGAGATTACCCGGGCCCCGGCCTTTGCCGCGATCTCTCCGGTCCCATCCGTCGAACCGTTATCCACCACGATGCATTCGGCGATGAGATCCCATGGCATCTCCCCGACAACATGTCCGATGGACTCATGCTCATTCAGCGCCGGAATAATGATCGAAACTTGTGCCATCGAGGAAGCTTATAGACTCCATCGCAGGCCGCAGTTTGAGCAAGCCGGCGGAGGCGCGCTCGTCAGCAGCCCCTCGCGAAACCTCTGGTATTCCTCGCCGTTCCAGATGTCGCGCAGGCTGCTCTGCGTCGCATCCCCAAGGGTGAAGGCTCCATATCCCTTCATTGAAAACGGCGCTATACAGCATGGAAGCACGCGCCCGTTCGCCGTGATGTACATCAGCGACCACGGACGACGGCAAAGGCTCCACGGAGCGTCGTTCTGCTGCATCCGGATCGACTCACCCGGATCCACCGCGCCCGAAGCTGAGAACATTACGCCTAACTCCGCAGCCACATCCTCCGCTTCCTTGATCAGGGCTTCTTCCGCCGCAGTCGTATGTTCAAACAGGGCCGACTCCGCCCTTGCCAGTCCATTTGAACCCTCGTCGAAGAAGACCAGCCTCTGGAGATAGACTTCGGTGACCCCAACCTCATGCGCCAGCCGCACAAAGTTCGGAAGCTGGTCGACCGTCTCCCGCAGACCGGTCAGCCAGAGCGAGACCCGGGGCTTCGGCGCATTCATCTGCTTTTGCAGCGTCGTGAAGTTCTTCACGTTCTTCACGATCTTGTCGAAGAAGTCCTTCCCGCGCACCATCTGATACACCTCGGACTCCGCAGCGTCGAGCGACACGCGCAACTCATCGAGGCCGGCCTCGATGAGCGCCCGCCCATTCGTGTCGTTCAGCAGCGTGCCGTTCGTGTTGAACAGCACATAGATTCCGCGATCCTTCAGGTACTTCACCCTCTGCGCGATATCCTTCACCAGCATCGGCTCGCCTATGCCGTGTAATACCACGCGGGCAATCTTCGGATATTGGTCGATCAGCGACGTAAACATATCCCAGGGCATATCCGCCTCGGGCTCGAGCTCCTCATACGTCCTGGGACAAGTCACGCATAGCAGGTTGCACCGGTTCGTCGTCTCAAGATAAAGACACACCGGCTCCTGCTCCGCCACGCCGGTCAGCTCAGACTGCGACCCAGGTTTCTGAAAATACTTCCGCATCGCATTCTTCTCCTCCTCCGCTTTTTGCGCAGCAGGGGAGAGCGTCTCGCTCGTGTTCTCGTCCGACAGATCGGAGGGAGGAAGAATTGGAAGAAGTGTGCTCATAGGGAGGGCTCCGGGTGCATCGGGAAATCCTGGATCGTGTTGTTCGGATCCTGCATCGCGTCTTTCAAGGCGCCATGATCAGCCCTGACGGGTGTAGCCAGAAAGTTCGCTCTGTACGTAGGCCACGCTTTCAGCCCAAGATGAACAAAAGACGCGAGCAACGTCACGCCGTAGAGACGTTGGTTGAGTAGGAACATCTTTGGTCCGGGGTCCGCCAGCCACGTCGTATAGCCGTAGAAGAACCCCATAAGATAGGTTGCCATGGGAACGGTCGGCTGGAGACAGAAAAATGGAAACAGCCATGCGATGTACCACGCATAATGCGGTGAGAACAGAAACATGAGTGCCGCTGCGAGAGCAAAAGCCGGTCCGAGAAAGGAAGCCTCACCCGAGACGAAGTCGGCTGAGGTAATGCGGAAAGCGCCACTCCCTCCGGAATGGATCGCCTGCGACGAGGGCTCCGGCTGCCTACAGCAAGTGTTCCAGGCCCAAAGCGAGATCAGCGCAAACACCGCCGCTGCAAAGATCATGAAGGCCAGCGGCGGCAGATTATGCAGCCCGGGCAATCCCTGGCCCCACTCAAGCAGAAAATATCGCGCTCCCGTCTCGATCCCTTCTTCCTTTGCATACCCGCCAAGGAAGCCGAACACCAGCATCCCTACGCTCGAGTAGCATGCATACCCTAAGACGATCACCGCAGTCATCGTCACCGGCATCTTCCAATCGCCGCGCCGGTAGAGCGCAGGAAACAGGACGAGCGGGTACATCTTTGTGATCACCGCCAGCCCAAGAAACAGTCCCGTCAGCATCGGCCGCATGCGGAACCGGAACAGTATCGCGAGAACGATCAACGTGCAGGCCACGGCATCCAGGTGACCGTTCCCGCCGATCTCCCAGATGAGCAGTGGAGACCACCAGTAGAGGAGTACTTGTTCGCGCCGGTACCCAAGGTGCTTCAGGATCTTGACGAGTCCCCACACTGTTAGCCCTTCGCAGAGCACCATGAAGGTCTTCATACAGGTTGCGGACGCGCCGAAGAACGTGACGAGATAGAAGTAAGCCTGCGCTGCCGGAGGATAGATGGTGTGTGCGTATTCTCGCCTATTGATCAACGCATACACATCGCTGTTAGGTTCCCGCAGCGGCATTAGCGCGACATCACCCGGAACATAGCGGAAAGGATTGATGTGCGCGTGCTGTACAACTCCGTCCCAGACATATCGGTAGATATCCGAGGAAAAGATCGGATCGCCAAAGATCGCCACGAGTCGGCAACCCGCGCCCACAGCCAGGATGATGGGGAACGTAAACCGGTCGACAGGACGCGTCATTGCCAGCCAGCAGGAGGCAAGAAACAAGACGGCCATCGAAGACGAGCAGCCTGAGTATCCGATCCAGAAGTTATCGAACTCGAACCACGTCTGCCGCGTGAAGCTGAAGAGTGCGATGCCGACCAGCAGGAGCGCAATGTTTGTGTGCCACGGGCGTGCGTGGGACCAGTGCTTTGGGGCTGGGGTTGCTGTCACCGCACCGGCTCCTCAAGCTCTGCCGCGATTGTCTGCTGTGCCGCGAGATCGTCCGCGCTTCGCAAATCCCTCAGGAACTCGCGGGTATGCGAAGCCGCATATCCCGGGATTGATGTAAACGCCGGAGGCGTGTCTTCGAGCAGTTCCAAGCCAAGGATGGCAAGCGTTGCGCCATCGTCGACGTCGTACCAAGTAGGCAACAAGACAAGTTCGAGTCCGGCTCCTTTGACGCGTTCGCACGTCTCCTCACAGACGGTCGAGGTCGACCACGTGATCCTCTCGAACGGCTCGGGATGAGCCTTCTTCAACCCAATCAGGTAATATCCGCCATCGTGCGACGGGCCGAGCACAACTCTGTCTCCAGGCTTTGCTAACTCTGCCACAGCCTGCTCGAACGCCGCCGCGGGAACTGTGGGTGAATCCGAATCGATCAGGCAGACCGCGCCATATCCGCAGGCGAGGATGTCTTCGGCGGCGGCAAGCAGCCTCTCTCCGAACGCATCACCCCGCTGCGCGATAAGCGCGAACGAAGGCGGGAGAATGCCTTCAAACAGGCTCTCGTCGCCAACTGGCGTGTAGGAGATCAATCCTGCGGCTGCACCCTGAGCCGCAACCGTAGCGATGTTCTCCGTGGTGTCCTTGAGGAAGCAGACGTTCAGTGCCGCGGACTGCGCGAGCGTCAGCGGAGGCGAGAGGCGCGTCTTCACCTTGCCTGGTCTGGGAGCTTTGGCCATGACGGCCAGGGCGCACTGAGCTTTCCGCTCGCTCGTTGCGGTCGAGTGATCGTCATCAGATTTCAGGATCGTGTAAGGCATGAACTCCTAGGCGACGCTGTGTTCGCGGACTCTGTCAGCGGTTTCGGAGCCTGCATTCGGGCTCTTCTGGCATACGGCGTACTGATACCAGCCGTCGTATTGCAGATCGACGGATTCCCAGGGCTGTGAGTGGATGAGGGAGGAGAACTCGGGGCGGGGCATTACGTATGCCTGGAGTGGTTCGCGGTAGCTTGCTCCAGGGCTTGAGGTGAGCTTCGAGAGAAGCCACATGCAACTTAGCGGAATGCGGGTGCGGAAGCCAGAGGTTGGTTCGGCGATAAAACATCGGCCACCGGGACGGAGTACGCGATGGATCTCGGAGAGGACTGCTTCGCGTCCAGGAACGATGAGGAAGAGGCGCGAAACTACGATCGCGTCGACGTTGCCGATCGAGGCTGGAAGGGCGCAGGCATCGCCTACGCGGAAGTCGGCGTTTACCAGACGGCGCTTCGCGGCTCTCAGCTTCGCTCTCAGGAGCAAAGGCTCCGAGAGGTCAATTCCTGTTGTCTGGACCTGGGGGAACTCGGTTGCGAGTCGGCAGGAGTAGAAGCCTGGTCCGCAGCCTAGTTCGACAACGTGTGTTCCTGGTGCTGGTTCGGCGGAAGGGAAGAGCGATCCTGCGATTTCGTCCGTGTGGTCTCGGAAGAGGTACTCGCGACACAGGGCGTAGAACCATGCGCACCGTTCAAAGAGACTGTCTGGCTGCGGTTGTGCGAACTCCTCGCCGGACATCTCGGTATCGACTGTGCTCATGAGTCCCTTGTTTAATTGTGCTGCTCGCACTCATGATAGCGGACGTCGTTCGCTGGAGAGTGCCTTTTTTCTCCTGAGGGGTGTTCCTCTACGGATAACCAGAAACTCTTTTTGATGCCATGCGATATCTAAAATTTGGGCGCGAGAGACGTGGCCTGCAGCTTTACGAGCTCGTCCTGGCGGAGCTTCGGAGGGCCGAGGACAGCGATCTTTGGCAGGGGGCCGCGGACCATTGTCACCTCGTCGCAGGCGTAGAGGCGCGGGCAGTTCTGGCAATCCTTGTAGATCTTGTCGGGAATCGAGGTCCGGTCGGCTACGCGGAAGCCGAAGTGGAAGAAAAAGTCGGGGATGCGGGTGAAGAGGCAGACCGCGACGACGCCCTGCTCTTCGGCTTCTTCGAGTAATGCGCGGAGGAGACGGCCGCCTGCTCCCTGGCCCTTTGCCTCGGGCTTTACGACGATGGAGCGGACTTCGGCCAGATGTGGTCCGTAGAGATGCAGGGCTCCGCAGCCGAGAAAGACTCCGGATTCGGACTCGGCGACGGCGAAGTCGCGGACGTTTTCGCAGATTTCGGCGTAGTTGCGACGCAAGAGCGTACCGTCGTGCGAGAGGGAGTTGACCAGTTCGAAGATGTTCACCGCATCCTGGAGCTTCGCCTTGCGCACGGTCGCGCCGCCGACGCGGGGCCGCGACGACGAGGTCGAGTCACTCACGGGCTGCAGTTGCGTGAACGATGCCATCGGACTAGTTTATTCCTTCCAGCCGCGCCCTTGCAGCCTGAACCGCCTCAGTTACCCGATTTCGGGCGGTACCGCCGATTACGTCGTGGCAGTCGAGGGTCGCCTCGAGGGTGATGGAGGCATAGAAGTCCTCGCCGAACTCATCTCCGAAGGCCTTCAGCTCGTCGAGTGTGAGTTGTCCGAGTTCGCGACCGGTTTCCAGACCGAAGCGAACGGCGTTTCCGATCTTCTCGTGCGCCTTGCGGAAGGGGACGCCTTTGTTCGAGAGATAGGTTGC
It encodes:
- a CDS encoding GNAT family N-acetyltransferase; translation: MASFTQLQPVSDSTSSSRPRVGGATVRKAKLQDAVNIFELVNSLSHDGTLLRRNYAEICENVRDFAVAESESGVFLGCGALHLYGPHLAEVRSIVVKPEAKGQGAGGRLLRALLEEAEEQGVVAVCLFTRIPDFFFHFGFRVADRTSIPDKIYKDCQNCPRLYACDEVTMVRGPLPKIAVLGPPKLRQDELVKLQATSLAPKF